In one window of Raphanus sativus cultivar WK10039 unplaced genomic scaffold, ASM80110v3 Scaffold0256, whole genome shotgun sequence DNA:
- the LOC108818888 gene encoding caffeoylshikimate esterase-like: protein MSEHHLSPEINFWGDDTPEQDYFNLKGIVGSKSYFKSPRGLNLFTRSWLPSSSSSSSPPPRGLIFMVHGYGNDISWTFQSTSIFLAQNGFACFALDIEGHGRSDGVRAYVPSVDLVVADIVSFIDTVKKKNPNYRTLPRFLFGESMGGAISLLIHFADPSGFDGAVLVAPMCKISDKVRPKWPIDQFLIGISRFFPTWAVVPTEDLLEKCIKVEEKKPIARRNPMRYTEKPRLGTVMELLRVTDYLGKKLKDVGIPFIVLHGSADVVTDPEVSRELYEEAKSEDKTLKIYEGMMHSMLFGETDENIEIVRGDIVGWLNDRCGGGDRT from the coding sequence ATGTCCGAGCACCATCTCTCCCCAGAGATCAACTTCTGGGGAGACGACACTCCAGAACAAGACTACTTCAACCTCAAAGGCATCGTCGGCTCCAAATCCTACTTCAAATCCCCACGAGGCCTCAACCTCTTCACCCGCTCGTGGctcccctcctcctcctcctcctcctctcccccGCCACGTGGCCTCATCTTCATGGTCCACGGCTACGGCAACGACATCAGCTGGACGTTCCAGTCCACATCCATCTTCCTCGCCCAAAACGGCTTCGCCTGCTTCGCTCTCGACATCGAAGGCCACGGCAGATCCGACGGCGTCCGCGCCTACGTCCCCTCCGTGGACCTCGTCGTCGCCGACATCGTCTCCTTCATCGACAccgtcaagaagaagaaccctAACTACCGAACCCTGCCTCGGTTCCTCTTCGGAGAATCGATGGGAGGCGCGATCTCTCTCCTGATCCACTTCGCGGATCCGTCGGGGTTCGACGGAGCTGTCCTCGTCGCTCCCATGTGCAAAATCTCCGACAAGGTGAGGCCTAAGTGGCCGATCGATCAGTTCCTGATCGGGATCTCGAGATTCTTTCCGACGTGGGCCGTCGTTCCGACGGAGGATCTGCTGGAGAAGTGCATCAAGGTGGAGGAGAAGAAGCCTATCGCGAGGAGGAATCCGATGAGGTATACGGAGAAGCCGAGGCTGGGAACGGTGATGGAGCTGCTTAGGGTTACGGATTACTTGGGGAAGAAGCTTAAAGATGTGGGGATTCCTTTTATCGTGTTGCACGGGAGTGCGGATGTTGTGACTGATCCTGAGGTGAGCAGAGAGTTGTACGAGGAGGCGAAGAGTGAGGACAAGACGTTGAAGATCTACGAAGGGATGATGCATTCGATGTTGTTCGGTGAGACTGATGAGAACATTGAGATTGTTCGTGGGGATATTGTTGGTTGGTTGAATGATAGATGTGGTGGAGGAGACAGAACATGA
- the LOC108819663 gene encoding uncharacterized protein LOC108819663 isoform X1, whose amino-acid sequence MESSMKSIKPSLVKKRNNAQDVSKSWWRIKPFLALICTALLIFWYKTTYIQFEDTDLEEAGYPFDMAKESEPVDEKLRGLPRGIMQPRSDLELKPLWSTSSLRSKGVEMTNRNLLAIPVGIKQKGNVDTIVKKFLPANFTVVLFHYDGNMDQWWDLEWSSKAIHIVAQDQTKWWFAKRFLHPDVVFIYDYIFVWDEDLGVENFTPERYLEIVKSEGLEISQPALDSNSSGIHHKITVRFSTMIFHRFKLFIHERFFVCLRCKFLVLALQHDAEKHRRVYISRGHRVCSDASQDPPCTGFVEGMAPVFSRAAWFCTWNLIQNDLVHGWGMDMKLGYCAQGDRTKNVGIVDSEYIFHQGIQTLGESGHSEKKRHGHDSRTSIRRQSTWELQIFEERWNKAVEQDKNWIDPSSSKPKNNGNNRRLRRGKRIQETETTA is encoded by the exons ATGGAGTCGTCTATGAAGTCGATCAAACCATCActagttaaaaaaagaaacaatgcTCAAGATGTG AGTAAATCCTGGTGGAGAATAAAGCCCTTTTTGGCTCTCATATGTACAGCACTTTTGATCTTTTGGTATAAGACCACATATATTCAATTCGAAGATACAGAT CTAGAAGAAGCAGGTTATCCATTTGACATGGCAAAG GAATCAGAACCAGTCGATGAGAAGTTAAGAGGCTTGCCGCGTGGTATCATGCAGCCTAGATCAGACCTCGAACTGAAGCCTCTCTGGTCTACTAGTAGTTTGAGGTCAAAG GGTGTAGAAATGACTAACCGTAACTTGTTGGCGATACCCGTAGGAATTAAGCAAAAGGGTAATGTTGACACTATTGTAAAGAAG TTTCTTCCAGCGAATTTCACGGTTGTTCTGTTCCATTACGATGGTAATATGGATCAATGGTGGGATCTGGAATGGAGTTCGAAGGCCATACATATAGTTGCACAGGACCAGACTAAATG GTGGTTTGCAAAACGATTTCTCCATCCTGATGTTGTATTCATCtatgattatatatttgtttgggATGAGGATCTTGGAGTTGAGAATTTCACACCAGAGAG GTATTTGGAGATAGTTAAATCAGAGGGACTGGAGATATCGCAACCGGCTTTGGACTCAAACTCGAGTGGAATCCACCACAAAATCACAGTCCGTTTTAGCACAATGATATTTCATAGGTTCAAATTATTTATCCATGAgagattttttgtttgtttgcgaTGCAAGTTTTTAGTACTTGCTTTACAACATGATGCCGAAAAACACAGGAGAGTTTACATTAGTAGAGGCCATAGAGTTTGTTCTGATGCAAGCCAGGATCCTCCTTGCACAGG atttgtTGAAGGAATGGCTCCTGTGTTTTCAAGAGCTGCTTGGTTCTGCACTTGGAATCTTATACAG AATGATCTGGTTCATGGATGGGGAATGGATATGAAACTAGGGTATTGTGCACAG GGAGACAGAACGAAGAATGTAGGGATCGTGGATAGTGAGTATATATTTCATCAAGGCATTCAAACTTTAGGTGAAAGTGGACACTCTGAGAAGAAG AGACATGGCCATGATTCGAGAACCTCG ATAAGGAGGCAATCAACATGGGAGCTTCAGATTTTTGAAGAACGCTGGAACAAAGCGGTGGAACAAGACAAGAACTGGATCGATCCATCGTCATCGAAGCCGAAGAATAACGGTAATAACAGAAGATTAAGGCGTGGTAAGAGAATTCAAGAGACAGAAACAAcagcataa
- the LOC108819663 gene encoding uncharacterized protein LOC108819663 isoform X2, with protein MESSMKSIKPSLVKKRNNAQDVSKSWWRIKPFLALICTALLIFWYKTTYIQFEDTDLEEAGYPFDMAKESEPVDEKLRGLPRGIMQPRSDLELKPLWSTSSLRSKGVEMTNRNLLAIPVGIKQKGNVDTIVKKFLPANFTVVLFHYDGNMDQWWDLEWSSKAIHIVAQDQTKWWFAKRFLHPDVVFIYDYIFVWDEDLGVENFTPERYLEIVKSEGLEISQPALDSNSSGIHHKITVRFSTMIFHRRVYISRGHRVCSDASQDPPCTGFVEGMAPVFSRAAWFCTWNLIQNDLVHGWGMDMKLGYCAQGDRTKNVGIVDSEYIFHQGIQTLGESGHSEKKRHGHDSRTSIRRQSTWELQIFEERWNKAVEQDKNWIDPSSSKPKNNGNNRRLRRGKRIQETETTA; from the exons ATGGAGTCGTCTATGAAGTCGATCAAACCATCActagttaaaaaaagaaacaatgcTCAAGATGTG AGTAAATCCTGGTGGAGAATAAAGCCCTTTTTGGCTCTCATATGTACAGCACTTTTGATCTTTTGGTATAAGACCACATATATTCAATTCGAAGATACAGAT CTAGAAGAAGCAGGTTATCCATTTGACATGGCAAAG GAATCAGAACCAGTCGATGAGAAGTTAAGAGGCTTGCCGCGTGGTATCATGCAGCCTAGATCAGACCTCGAACTGAAGCCTCTCTGGTCTACTAGTAGTTTGAGGTCAAAG GGTGTAGAAATGACTAACCGTAACTTGTTGGCGATACCCGTAGGAATTAAGCAAAAGGGTAATGTTGACACTATTGTAAAGAAG TTTCTTCCAGCGAATTTCACGGTTGTTCTGTTCCATTACGATGGTAATATGGATCAATGGTGGGATCTGGAATGGAGTTCGAAGGCCATACATATAGTTGCACAGGACCAGACTAAATG GTGGTTTGCAAAACGATTTCTCCATCCTGATGTTGTATTCATCtatgattatatatttgtttgggATGAGGATCTTGGAGTTGAGAATTTCACACCAGAGAG GTATTTGGAGATAGTTAAATCAGAGGGACTGGAGATATCGCAACCGGCTTTGGACTCAAACTCGAGTGGAATCCACCACAAAATCACAGTCCGTTTTAGCACAATGATATTTCATAG GAGAGTTTACATTAGTAGAGGCCATAGAGTTTGTTCTGATGCAAGCCAGGATCCTCCTTGCACAGG atttgtTGAAGGAATGGCTCCTGTGTTTTCAAGAGCTGCTTGGTTCTGCACTTGGAATCTTATACAG AATGATCTGGTTCATGGATGGGGAATGGATATGAAACTAGGGTATTGTGCACAG GGAGACAGAACGAAGAATGTAGGGATCGTGGATAGTGAGTATATATTTCATCAAGGCATTCAAACTTTAGGTGAAAGTGGACACTCTGAGAAGAAG AGACATGGCCATGATTCGAGAACCTCG ATAAGGAGGCAATCAACATGGGAGCTTCAGATTTTTGAAGAACGCTGGAACAAAGCGGTGGAACAAGACAAGAACTGGATCGATCCATCGTCATCGAAGCCGAAGAATAACGGTAATAACAGAAGATTAAGGCGTGGTAAGAGAATTCAAGAGACAGAAACAAcagcataa
- the LOC108821388 gene encoding uncharacterized protein LOC108821388 → MSLEAVKKMFRRVKQAVKKTKKKQKQTVFQYDPWSYALNFDDGGENPQRRYSGDYKHCKITLIYVVSVKF, encoded by the coding sequence ATGAGTCTGGAGGCTGTGAAGAAGATGTTTCGGAGGGTGAAGCAGGCGGTGAAGAAGACCAAGAAGAAGCAGAAACAGACTGTGTTTCAGTATGATCCGTGGAGTTACGCCTTGAACTTTGACGACGGAGGAGAAAATCCTCAGAGAAGATACTCCGGCGACTATAAACACTGCAAGATCACTTTGATTTATGTTGTTTCTGTCAAATTTTGA
- the LOC130501690 gene encoding uncharacterized protein LOC130501690 translates to MRELERLETSMNHHQPWPPIGAPTNLRREEPCISRFDDDSVSAFSFGFVATAILISMFLVMAIFEKLVRTTTTNSDSSSGRILLGMESRVGFNGTSSKLGYQSPKMTVYTNGVSVLMPGDDIPTFIAHPVPVPRPPLHISQSQHQHSSSRDPSNSNSIQEC, encoded by the exons ATGAGAGAGCTTGAGCGCTTGGAGACGAGCATGAACCATCATCAACCATGGCCGCCCATTGGAGCTCCGACGAATCTCCGGCGAGAAGAACCATGTATATCACGATTCGACGACGACTCAGTTAGTGCATTCTCCTTTGGTTTCGTAGCTACAGCCATTCTCATTTCAATGTTCCTCGTCATGGCTATCTTCGAGAAACTCGTTCGAACAACAACCACTAACTCTGATTCCTCTTCTGGTCGGATCCTCTTGGGTATGGAATCTCGGGTCGGGTTCAATGGCACATCATCTAAGCTCGGTTACCAATCTCCAAAG ATGACTGTTTACACGAACGGAGTATCAGTATTGATGCCAGGAGACGACATCCCTACTTTCATTGCTCATCCAGTGCCCGTGCCTCGTCCTCCTCTACACATCTCACAGTCTCAGCATCAACATAGCTCATCAAGAGACCCCTCCAACTCAAACTCCATTCAAGAATGTTGA